The following are encoded together in the Coturnix japonica isolate 7356 chromosome 8, Coturnix japonica 2.1, whole genome shotgun sequence genome:
- the LOC107317296 gene encoding protein transport protein Sec16B isoform X1: MCSISGGRALAGLGASALCPLQWQWTLAVAPGRGSGATGHWNCWICCMEPWASPRLPPVRHSHAAGSEEGRHGTPLPWRPILPGPLPRPGSWDPGRDLHRPASRAESYESGHAFRVYSRQGYEDPHWQYPAAAYRDNRAYQSHQWQPTAWQGDRDMTQVKPHSKSTAYRDQHYYRGYHPNLAASPPGQDRSQTYDARKGSRHSWAGVHNLGEASGQPQEPSLLQQYRESGLSSSGYELSQYIRDGAEPNDTAFSGGWSPVQKGGTLESAVVAPHKFLQPHVPVCLGAGGQLVLVCPHRPAEGQLPLVELHSLEVILQGTTDQEELQAFPGPLAREDLHKVDVVTFCQQKIASSCDLSTQRGRDSALLWKLLVLLCRQNGSMVGSDVAELLMQDCRQQERYKRQEPALGPISLADEEWRQLGTLDLITGEVPPVVETQAQIVEKFTKLLYYGRKKDALVWAMRNQLWGHALFLSSKMDPRTYSWVLTGFTSTLATNDPLQTFFQLMSGRIPQASQSCGDAKWGDWRPHLAVLLSNKVGDMELNHRAIITMGDTLAGKGAVEAAHFCYLMADIPFGYFGVKADRMALLGSSHRQAFTQFATTEAIQRMEIFEYCQQLRHPTSFLLPFQVYKLLYASRLADHGLPAQALLYCEQIATMLLQQDPTSHPVLAQQLAKLAERLKLCDPLLLEMPEQDPALEPEWLLRLRTHCQHCEVQDDLTPEVEPTQPEPWDTAATPGREMDYEQPQIDDPQHEQWHQPPVPPQGPDPHQDVSIQPLEVAVLDTGLISQEELCTDPPPQAVPIAGDAEEPQDAHGVQQPVLAEPQELSTKARSASESSTASIEEGSQTSSDSTAEELEGTSEDKLSLPELWIPVVRLVSVQAPEGNLSQSHDLGLPHGRTAGSELPIPTRCCPSCSAPSSPVSIQKSRVNRHEGPVGCRRPRAAPRDGSAFQPRSCFPARCCPAHPTQAALTAPLPQPAVSRCVCMYM, encoded by the exons ATGTGCTCTATCTCAGGTGGGAGAGCCttggctgggctgggagcttCTGCCCTTTGTCCCCTGCAGTGGCAGTGGACTTTGGCAGTGGCGCCGGGGAGAGGAAGTGGGGCAACAG GACATTGGAACTGTTGGATCTGCTGCATGGAGCCCTGGGCCTCTCCACGGCTGCCCCCAGTGCGGCACAGCCATGCTGCTGGCAGTGAAGAAGGCCGCCATGGGACCCCACTGCCCTGGAGGCCCATCCTCCCTGGCCCCCTGCCTCGTCCTGGCTCCTGGGACCCTGGAAGGGACCTGCACCGGCCAGCATCCCGGGCTGAGAGCTATGAGAGCGGCCATGCCTTCCGGGTCTATTCCAG GCAAGGATATGAAGACCCCCACTGGCAATACCCAGCAGCTGCCTACAGGGACAACCGTGCTTACCAAAGCCATCAGTGGCAGCCCACGGCCTGGCAGGGTGACAGAG ATATGACACAGGTTAAGCCTCACAGCAAGAGCACTGCTTACAGGGACCAGCACTACTACAGGGGCTACCACCCCAATCTGGCTGCCAGCCCCCCTGGGCAGGATAG GTCCCAAACCTATGATGCACGTAAAGGCTCCAGGCATTCGTGGGCTGGGGTCCACAATCTGGGGGAGGCCAGTGGCCAGCCTCAAGAG CCCAGCCTGCTCCAGCAGTACCGTGAGTCAGGACTCAGCTCCAGTGGCTATGAGCTCAGCCAATACATCCGTGATGGAGCTGAACCCAATGACACTGCATTTTCAGGGGGCTGGAGCCCTGTGCAAAAAG GAGGGACCTTGGAGTCAGCTGTGGTGGCACCCCACAAATTCCTGCAGCCACATGTGCCTGTATGTTTGGGAGCTGGAGGGCAACTGGTGCTGGTGTGTCCCCACCGCCCAGCTGAGGGGCAGCTCCCCCTGGTTGAGCTGCACAGCCTGGAG GTAATCCTTCAAGGCACAACAGATCAGGAGGAGCTTCAAGCCTTCCCAGGGCCCCTAGCCAG GGAAGATCTGCACAAAGTAGATGTGGTGACATTTTGCCAGCAAAAGATAGCCTCAAGCTGTGATCTCTCAACACAGAGAGGCAGAGATTCAGCTCTTCTCTGGAAGCTCCTGGTCCTCCTCTGCCGACAGAATGGG TCCATGGTGGGCTCAGACGTGGCGGAGCTGCTGATGCAggactgcaggcagcaggagaggTACAAGAGGCAGGAGCCGGCATTGGGCCCCATCAGCCTGGCAGATGAGGAGTGGCGTCAGCTGGGGACACTGGACCTCATCACTGGGGAAGTCCCTCCTGTGGTAGAGACACAGGCACAGATAGTGGAGAAGTTCACCAAGCTCCTCTACTATGGCAGAAAGAAA GATGCACTGGTTTGGGCCATGAGAAACCAGCTGTGGGGCCATGCTCTCTTCTTGTCCAGCAAGATGGACCCTCGGACCTACAGTTGGGTGCTCACTGG GTTCACCAGCACGCTGGCCACCAATGACCCATTGCAGACATTCTTCCAGCTCATGTCAGGAAGGATCCCGCAGGCATCGCAG agctgtggggatgccAAGTGGGGAGACTGGAGACCCCACCTGGCCGTGCTTCTGTCCAACAAGGTGGGAGACATGGAGCTGAACCACCGGGCCATCATCACCATGGGAGACACGTTGG CTGGCAAGGGAGCAGTGGAGGCAGCTCACTTCTGCTATCTGATGGCAGACATTCCATTTGGTTACTTTGGGGTGAAGGCAGACCGCATGGCTCTACTGGGCAGCAGCCACCG ccaggcaTTCACCCAGTTTGCCACCACCGAGGCCATCCAGCGCATGGAGATCTTTGAGTACTGCCAGCAGCTGCGACACCCCACATCTTTCCTGCTCCCATTCCAG GTGTACAAGCTCCTCTACGCCTCCCGCCTGGCTGACCATGGACTGCCAGCCCAAGCCCTGCTGTACTGTGAGCAGATTGCCACCATGCTCCTCCAGCAGGACCCAACCAGCCACCCTGTACTGGCCCAGCAGCTGGCCAAG CTGGCCGAGCGACTGAAGCTCTGTgacccactgctgctggagatgccTGAGCAGGACCCGGCGCTAGAGCCTGAGTGGCTGCTGCGGCTCCGCacccactgccagcactgcgAG GTGCAGGATGACCTCACTCCAGAGGTGGAACCAACCCAGCCAGAGCCCTGGGATACTGCAGCCACCCCAG GCAGAGAGATGGACTATGAGCAGCCCCAGATAGATGACCCCCAGCATGAGCAGTGGCACCAGCCCCCTGTGCCACCACAGGGACCTGATCCCCACCAGGATGTGTCCATCCAGCCCCTGGAGGTTGCAGTGTTGGACACGGGGCTGATCTCCCAGGAAGAGCTTTGCACTGATCCCCCTCCGCAGGCAGTGCCCATAGCAG GTGATGCTGAGGAGCCCCAGGATGCCCATGGGGTGCAGCAGCCGGTGCTGGCAGAGCCG CAGGAATTAAGCACAAAGGCTCGCTCGGCCTCAGAGAGTTCCACAGCATCCATAGAGGAAGGCAGCCAGACGTCCTCAGATAGCActgctgaggagctggaggGGACGTCGGAGGACAAG CTGTCTTTGCCAGAGCTCTGGATTCCGGTGGTTCGGCTGGTTTCGGTCCAAGCCCCAGAAGGAAACCTCTCCCAAAGCCACGACCTCGGGCTCCCCCACGGCAGGACTGCAG GATCGgagctccccatccccacccggtgctgtcccagctgctcagcccccagcagccccgTCTCCATACAGAAATCCCG TGTCAATCGACATGAAGGGCCCGTGGGATGCAGACGGCCACgag CCGCTCCCAGGGACGGTTCCGCTTTTCAACCCCGCTCATGTTTCCCAG CTCGCTGCTGCCCGGCCCACCCAACCCAGGCTGCTCTCACAGCGCCGCTACCCCAACCCGCTGTGAGTcggtgtgtgtgtatgtacatgtaa
- the LOC107317296 gene encoding protein transport protein Sec16B isoform X6, which yields MTQVKPHSKSTAYRDQHYYRGYHPNLAASPPGQDRSQTYDARKGSRHSWAGVHNLGEASGQPQEPSLLQQYRESGLSSSGYELSQYIRDGAEPNDTAFSGGWSPVQKGGTLESAVVAPHKFLQPHVPVCLGAGGQLVLVCPHRPAEGQLPLVELHSLEVILQGTTDQEELQAFPGPLAREDLHKVDVVTFCQQKIASSCDLSTQRGRDSALLWKLLVLLCRQNGSMVGSDVAELLMQDCRQQERYKRQEPALGPISLADEEWRQLGTLDLITGEVPPVVETQAQIVEKFTKLLYYGRKKDALVWAMRNQLWGHALFLSSKMDPRTYSWVLTGFTSTLATNDPLQTFFQLMSGRIPQASQSCGDAKWGDWRPHLAVLLSNKVGDMELNHRAIITMGDTLAGKGAVEAAHFCYLMADIPFGYFGVKADRMALLGSSHRQAFTQFATTEAIQRMEIFEYCQQLRHPTSFLLPFQVYKLLYASRLADHGLPAQALLYCEQIATMLLQQDPTSHPVLAQQLAKLAERLKLCDPLLLEMPEQDPALEPEWLLRLRTHCQHCEVQDDLTPEVEPTQPEPWDTAATPGREMDYEQPQIDDPQHEQWHQPPVPPQGPDPHQDVSIQPLEVAVLDTGLISQEELCTDPPPQAVPIAGDAEEPQDAHGVQQPVLAEPQELSTKARSASESSTASIEEGSQTSSDSTAEELEGTSEDKLSLPELWIPVVRLVSVQAPEGNLSQSHDLGLPHGRTAGSELPIPTRCCPSCSAPSSPVSIQKSRVNRHEGPVGCRRPRAAPRDGSAFQPRSCFPARCCPAHPTQAALTAPLPQPAVSRCVCMYM from the exons ATGACACAGGTTAAGCCTCACAGCAAGAGCACTGCTTACAGGGACCAGCACTACTACAGGGGCTACCACCCCAATCTGGCTGCCAGCCCCCCTGGGCAGGATAG GTCCCAAACCTATGATGCACGTAAAGGCTCCAGGCATTCGTGGGCTGGGGTCCACAATCTGGGGGAGGCCAGTGGCCAGCCTCAAGAG CCCAGCCTGCTCCAGCAGTACCGTGAGTCAGGACTCAGCTCCAGTGGCTATGAGCTCAGCCAATACATCCGTGATGGAGCTGAACCCAATGACACTGCATTTTCAGGGGGCTGGAGCCCTGTGCAAAAAG GAGGGACCTTGGAGTCAGCTGTGGTGGCACCCCACAAATTCCTGCAGCCACATGTGCCTGTATGTTTGGGAGCTGGAGGGCAACTGGTGCTGGTGTGTCCCCACCGCCCAGCTGAGGGGCAGCTCCCCCTGGTTGAGCTGCACAGCCTGGAG GTAATCCTTCAAGGCACAACAGATCAGGAGGAGCTTCAAGCCTTCCCAGGGCCCCTAGCCAG GGAAGATCTGCACAAAGTAGATGTGGTGACATTTTGCCAGCAAAAGATAGCCTCAAGCTGTGATCTCTCAACACAGAGAGGCAGAGATTCAGCTCTTCTCTGGAAGCTCCTGGTCCTCCTCTGCCGACAGAATGGG TCCATGGTGGGCTCAGACGTGGCGGAGCTGCTGATGCAggactgcaggcagcaggagaggTACAAGAGGCAGGAGCCGGCATTGGGCCCCATCAGCCTGGCAGATGAGGAGTGGCGTCAGCTGGGGACACTGGACCTCATCACTGGGGAAGTCCCTCCTGTGGTAGAGACACAGGCACAGATAGTGGAGAAGTTCACCAAGCTCCTCTACTATGGCAGAAAGAAA GATGCACTGGTTTGGGCCATGAGAAACCAGCTGTGGGGCCATGCTCTCTTCTTGTCCAGCAAGATGGACCCTCGGACCTACAGTTGGGTGCTCACTGG GTTCACCAGCACGCTGGCCACCAATGACCCATTGCAGACATTCTTCCAGCTCATGTCAGGAAGGATCCCGCAGGCATCGCAG agctgtggggatgccAAGTGGGGAGACTGGAGACCCCACCTGGCCGTGCTTCTGTCCAACAAGGTGGGAGACATGGAGCTGAACCACCGGGCCATCATCACCATGGGAGACACGTTGG CTGGCAAGGGAGCAGTGGAGGCAGCTCACTTCTGCTATCTGATGGCAGACATTCCATTTGGTTACTTTGGGGTGAAGGCAGACCGCATGGCTCTACTGGGCAGCAGCCACCG ccaggcaTTCACCCAGTTTGCCACCACCGAGGCCATCCAGCGCATGGAGATCTTTGAGTACTGCCAGCAGCTGCGACACCCCACATCTTTCCTGCTCCCATTCCAG GTGTACAAGCTCCTCTACGCCTCCCGCCTGGCTGACCATGGACTGCCAGCCCAAGCCCTGCTGTACTGTGAGCAGATTGCCACCATGCTCCTCCAGCAGGACCCAACCAGCCACCCTGTACTGGCCCAGCAGCTGGCCAAG CTGGCCGAGCGACTGAAGCTCTGTgacccactgctgctggagatgccTGAGCAGGACCCGGCGCTAGAGCCTGAGTGGCTGCTGCGGCTCCGCacccactgccagcactgcgAG GTGCAGGATGACCTCACTCCAGAGGTGGAACCAACCCAGCCAGAGCCCTGGGATACTGCAGCCACCCCAG GCAGAGAGATGGACTATGAGCAGCCCCAGATAGATGACCCCCAGCATGAGCAGTGGCACCAGCCCCCTGTGCCACCACAGGGACCTGATCCCCACCAGGATGTGTCCATCCAGCCCCTGGAGGTTGCAGTGTTGGACACGGGGCTGATCTCCCAGGAAGAGCTTTGCACTGATCCCCCTCCGCAGGCAGTGCCCATAGCAG GTGATGCTGAGGAGCCCCAGGATGCCCATGGGGTGCAGCAGCCGGTGCTGGCAGAGCCG CAGGAATTAAGCACAAAGGCTCGCTCGGCCTCAGAGAGTTCCACAGCATCCATAGAGGAAGGCAGCCAGACGTCCTCAGATAGCActgctgaggagctggaggGGACGTCGGAGGACAAG CTGTCTTTGCCAGAGCTCTGGATTCCGGTGGTTCGGCTGGTTTCGGTCCAAGCCCCAGAAGGAAACCTCTCCCAAAGCCACGACCTCGGGCTCCCCCACGGCAGGACTGCAG GATCGgagctccccatccccacccggtgctgtcccagctgctcagcccccagcagccccgTCTCCATACAGAAATCCCG TGTCAATCGACATGAAGGGCCCGTGGGATGCAGACGGCCACgag CCGCTCCCAGGGACGGTTCCGCTTTTCAACCCCGCTCATGTTTCCCAG CTCGCTGCTGCCCGGCCCACCCAACCCAGGCTGCTCTCACAGCGCCGCTACCCCAACCCGCTGTGAGTcggtgtgtgtgtatgtacatgtaa
- the LOC107317296 gene encoding protein transport protein Sec16B isoform X5 gives MEPWASPRLPPVRHSHAAGSEEGRHGTPLPWRPILPGPLPRPGSWDPGRDLHRPASRAESYESGHAFRVYSRQGYEDPHWQYPAAAYRDNRAYQSHQWQPTAWQGDRDMTQVKPHSKSTAYRDQHYYRGYHPNLAASPPGQDRSQTYDARKGSRHSWAGVHNLGEASGQPQEPSLLQQYRESGLSSSGYELSQYIRDGAEPNDTAFSGGWSPVQKGGTLESAVVAPHKFLQPHVPVCLGAGGQLVLVCPHRPAEGQLPLVELHSLEVILQGTTDQEELQAFPGPLAREDLHKVDVVTFCQQKIASSCDLSTQRGRDSALLWKLLVLLCRQNGSMVGSDVAELLMQDCRQQERYKRQEPALGPISLADEEWRQLGTLDLITGEVPPVVETQAQIVEKFTKLLYYGRKKDALVWAMRNQLWGHALFLSSKMDPRTYSWVLTGFTSTLATNDPLQTFFQLMSGRIPQASQSCGDAKWGDWRPHLAVLLSNKVGDMELNHRAIITMGDTLAGKGAVEAAHFCYLMADIPFGYFGVKADRMALLGSSHRQAFTQFATTEAIQRMEIFEYCQQLRHPTSFLLPFQVYKLLYASRLADHGLPAQALLYCEQIATMLLQQDPTSHPVLAQQLAKLAERLKLCDPLLLEMPEQDPALEPEWLLRLRTHCQHCEVQDDLTPEVEPTQPEPWDTAATPGREMDYEQPQIDDPQHEQWHQPPVPPQGPDPHQDVSIQPLEVAVLDTGLISQEELCTDPPPQAVPIAGDAEEPQDAHGVQQPVLAEPQELSTKARSASESSTASIEEGSQTSSDSTAEELEGTSEDKLSLPELWIPVVRLVSVQAPEGNLSQSHDLGLPHGRTAGSELPIPTRCCPSCSAPSSPVSIQKSRVNRHEGPVGCRRPRAAPRDGSAFQPRSCFPARCCPAHPTQAALTAPLPQPAVSRCVCMYM, from the exons ATGGAGCCCTGGGCCTCTCCACGGCTGCCCCCAGTGCGGCACAGCCATGCTGCTGGCAGTGAAGAAGGCCGCCATGGGACCCCACTGCCCTGGAGGCCCATCCTCCCTGGCCCCCTGCCTCGTCCTGGCTCCTGGGACCCTGGAAGGGACCTGCACCGGCCAGCATCCCGGGCTGAGAGCTATGAGAGCGGCCATGCCTTCCGGGTCTATTCCAG GCAAGGATATGAAGACCCCCACTGGCAATACCCAGCAGCTGCCTACAGGGACAACCGTGCTTACCAAAGCCATCAGTGGCAGCCCACGGCCTGGCAGGGTGACAGAG ATATGACACAGGTTAAGCCTCACAGCAAGAGCACTGCTTACAGGGACCAGCACTACTACAGGGGCTACCACCCCAATCTGGCTGCCAGCCCCCCTGGGCAGGATAG GTCCCAAACCTATGATGCACGTAAAGGCTCCAGGCATTCGTGGGCTGGGGTCCACAATCTGGGGGAGGCCAGTGGCCAGCCTCAAGAG CCCAGCCTGCTCCAGCAGTACCGTGAGTCAGGACTCAGCTCCAGTGGCTATGAGCTCAGCCAATACATCCGTGATGGAGCTGAACCCAATGACACTGCATTTTCAGGGGGCTGGAGCCCTGTGCAAAAAG GAGGGACCTTGGAGTCAGCTGTGGTGGCACCCCACAAATTCCTGCAGCCACATGTGCCTGTATGTTTGGGAGCTGGAGGGCAACTGGTGCTGGTGTGTCCCCACCGCCCAGCTGAGGGGCAGCTCCCCCTGGTTGAGCTGCACAGCCTGGAG GTAATCCTTCAAGGCACAACAGATCAGGAGGAGCTTCAAGCCTTCCCAGGGCCCCTAGCCAG GGAAGATCTGCACAAAGTAGATGTGGTGACATTTTGCCAGCAAAAGATAGCCTCAAGCTGTGATCTCTCAACACAGAGAGGCAGAGATTCAGCTCTTCTCTGGAAGCTCCTGGTCCTCCTCTGCCGACAGAATGGG TCCATGGTGGGCTCAGACGTGGCGGAGCTGCTGATGCAggactgcaggcagcaggagaggTACAAGAGGCAGGAGCCGGCATTGGGCCCCATCAGCCTGGCAGATGAGGAGTGGCGTCAGCTGGGGACACTGGACCTCATCACTGGGGAAGTCCCTCCTGTGGTAGAGACACAGGCACAGATAGTGGAGAAGTTCACCAAGCTCCTCTACTATGGCAGAAAGAAA GATGCACTGGTTTGGGCCATGAGAAACCAGCTGTGGGGCCATGCTCTCTTCTTGTCCAGCAAGATGGACCCTCGGACCTACAGTTGGGTGCTCACTGG GTTCACCAGCACGCTGGCCACCAATGACCCATTGCAGACATTCTTCCAGCTCATGTCAGGAAGGATCCCGCAGGCATCGCAG agctgtggggatgccAAGTGGGGAGACTGGAGACCCCACCTGGCCGTGCTTCTGTCCAACAAGGTGGGAGACATGGAGCTGAACCACCGGGCCATCATCACCATGGGAGACACGTTGG CTGGCAAGGGAGCAGTGGAGGCAGCTCACTTCTGCTATCTGATGGCAGACATTCCATTTGGTTACTTTGGGGTGAAGGCAGACCGCATGGCTCTACTGGGCAGCAGCCACCG ccaggcaTTCACCCAGTTTGCCACCACCGAGGCCATCCAGCGCATGGAGATCTTTGAGTACTGCCAGCAGCTGCGACACCCCACATCTTTCCTGCTCCCATTCCAG GTGTACAAGCTCCTCTACGCCTCCCGCCTGGCTGACCATGGACTGCCAGCCCAAGCCCTGCTGTACTGTGAGCAGATTGCCACCATGCTCCTCCAGCAGGACCCAACCAGCCACCCTGTACTGGCCCAGCAGCTGGCCAAG CTGGCCGAGCGACTGAAGCTCTGTgacccactgctgctggagatgccTGAGCAGGACCCGGCGCTAGAGCCTGAGTGGCTGCTGCGGCTCCGCacccactgccagcactgcgAG GTGCAGGATGACCTCACTCCAGAGGTGGAACCAACCCAGCCAGAGCCCTGGGATACTGCAGCCACCCCAG GCAGAGAGATGGACTATGAGCAGCCCCAGATAGATGACCCCCAGCATGAGCAGTGGCACCAGCCCCCTGTGCCACCACAGGGACCTGATCCCCACCAGGATGTGTCCATCCAGCCCCTGGAGGTTGCAGTGTTGGACACGGGGCTGATCTCCCAGGAAGAGCTTTGCACTGATCCCCCTCCGCAGGCAGTGCCCATAGCAG GTGATGCTGAGGAGCCCCAGGATGCCCATGGGGTGCAGCAGCCGGTGCTGGCAGAGCCG CAGGAATTAAGCACAAAGGCTCGCTCGGCCTCAGAGAGTTCCACAGCATCCATAGAGGAAGGCAGCCAGACGTCCTCAGATAGCActgctgaggagctggaggGGACGTCGGAGGACAAG CTGTCTTTGCCAGAGCTCTGGATTCCGGTGGTTCGGCTGGTTTCGGTCCAAGCCCCAGAAGGAAACCTCTCCCAAAGCCACGACCTCGGGCTCCCCCACGGCAGGACTGCAG GATCGgagctccccatccccacccggtgctgtcccagctgctcagcccccagcagccccgTCTCCATACAGAAATCCCG TGTCAATCGACATGAAGGGCCCGTGGGATGCAGACGGCCACgag CCGCTCCCAGGGACGGTTCCGCTTTTCAACCCCGCTCATGTTTCCCAG CTCGCTGCTGCCCGGCCCACCCAACCCAGGCTGCTCTCACAGCGCCGCTACCCCAACCCGCTGTGAGTcggtgtgtgtgtatgtacatgtaa